In Gammaproteobacteria bacterium, the following are encoded in one genomic region:
- a CDS encoding ABC transporter permease — translation MAIANASSAPILTADGIPLRVSLKRSMRRSKLWALILVLPAFLFLLIVFILPIGNLLIRSVDDSMVNYQFPLTFSLIENWDRQSLPEEVLFEALYLDFTTVNKFFIANNAGASVDSSDAG, via the coding sequence ATGGCGATTGCGAACGCTTCATCCGCTCCGATCCTGACTGCAGACGGCATCCCGCTCAGGGTCAGCCTGAAGCGCTCCATGCGCCGTAGCAAGCTGTGGGCGCTGATTCTTGTCCTGCCTGCGTTCCTGTTCCTTTTGATTGTATTCATCCTGCCAATCGGCAATCTTCTGATCAGAAGCGTCGATGACAGCATGGTCAATTATCAGTTTCCACTGACCTTCAGCCTGATCGAGAACTGGGATCGGCAAAGCCTGCCAGAGGAGGTGTTGTTTGAGGCTTTGTACCTCGACTTCACCACGGTCAACAAGTTTTTCATCGCCAACAACGCGGGCGCCAGCGTCGATTCATCCGATGCTGGC
- a CDS encoding extracellular solute-binding protein has translation MRNSLQFALAAALGAVIVLPAQAEITIASWGGAYTMSQQKAYADTFTGGTATFVNYNGGLGEVRTQVESGSIQWDIVDVLPHEARVGCDEGLFEELPRDVFTPAPDGTSMDDDTMVPVPNDCVVPQIFWSYVPFYKNGTFDGNPAGNPSTIGDFFDVAKFPGKRGIHTWANALIEMALVADGVAVADVYDVMSSDGGIDRAFAKLDTIKDHVVFWSSGAKPLELIESGEVSIALAYNGRIGAAMLTEGADYVVNWDGQVLEEEWLAMLKGSSNYDEALAFLIHASAPEQQAGQARWINYGPMRASGLEIIAANEPFFNTGVDIMPHMPNAGAAMANAVFANPDWWADNGDAISERFTAWMGQ, from the coding sequence ATGAGAAATTCCCTGCAGTTTGCACTGGCAGCGGCCCTCGGCGCCGTCATTGTGTTACCCGCACAGGCAGAAATAACGATTGCATCCTGGGGCGGCGCCTACACCATGAGCCAGCAAAAAGCGTATGCGGACACCTTTACGGGTGGCACCGCAACATTTGTTAACTACAACGGTGGCCTGGGTGAGGTCCGTACCCAGGTAGAGTCTGGCAGTATCCAGTGGGACATCGTCGACGTGCTGCCGCACGAAGCCCGGGTAGGCTGTGACGAGGGACTCTTCGAAGAGTTGCCGCGGGATGTGTTTACGCCGGCACCGGATGGCACCTCGATGGATGACGACACCATGGTACCGGTACCCAATGACTGCGTGGTTCCGCAGATTTTCTGGTCCTACGTACCGTTCTATAAGAATGGCACCTTTGACGGCAACCCCGCCGGCAACCCAAGCACCATCGGGGACTTTTTTGATGTTGCAAAGTTTCCGGGTAAACGTGGCATCCATACCTGGGCCAATGCCTTGATCGAGATGGCGCTGGTGGCAGACGGTGTTGCCGTAGCAGACGTTTATGATGTGATGTCGTCTGACGGCGGTATCGACCGTGCGTTCGCCAAACTTGACACGATCAAGGACCACGTCGTGTTCTGGTCATCGGGCGCCAAGCCGCTTGAACTCATCGAGAGCGGTGAGGTCTCTATCGCGCTGGCCTACAACGGCCGAATCGGGGCGGCCATGCTTACCGAGGGCGCCGACTACGTAGTCAACTGGGACGGTCAGGTACTCGAAGAGGAATGGCTGGCCATGCTCAAGGGCTCTTCCAACTACGATGAAGCGTTGGCATTCTTGATCCATGCTTCCGCACCGGAACAGCAGGCCGGCCAGGCCAGGTGGATCAACTACGGTCCGATGCGGGCTTCAGGCCTGGAAATCATCGCTGCGAATGAACCCTTCTTTAACACCGGCGTTGACATCATGCCGCACATGCCGAATGCCGGCGCGGCCATGGCGAACGCTGTATTTGCCAACCCCGACTGGTGGGCAGACAACGGGGACGCAATCTCTGAGCGTTTTACGGCCTGGATGGGTCAGTAA
- a CDS encoding ABC transporter ATP-binding protein, with protein sequence MDTNQTEAYVRFNEVQKSYDGEELVIKNLNLDIDRGEFLTMLGPSGSGKTTCLMMLAGFEPATHGEIFLGNRPINAVPPHKRGIGMVFQNYALFPHMTVNENLSFPLQVRRMGKSEIASRVKKVLNMVRLGSFGNRRPAQLSGGQQQRVAVARALVFDPKLVLMDEPLGALDKQLREQMQYEIKHIHEDLKVTVVYVTHDQSEALTMSNRICVFNDGVVQQLASPQDLYERPENAFVAQFIGENNTLMGSVTSINGESCQVQVDGGDQVQALKANVEGVGSRTTLSLRPERVEVNPEPGKYPNLFDARIEELIYLGDHLRTRASVCGQDDFIVKIPNATQHTILQEGDMVKFGWSVEDCRALDVFEGV encoded by the coding sequence ATGGATACAAATCAGACAGAAGCCTATGTGAGATTTAATGAAGTGCAGAAAAGTTACGACGGCGAAGAGCTGGTCATCAAGAACCTCAATCTGGACATCGATCGCGGAGAATTCTTGACCATGCTGGGGCCTTCTGGCTCTGGCAAGACGACCTGTTTGATGATGCTGGCTGGATTCGAGCCGGCCACCCACGGCGAGATCTTCCTTGGGAATCGGCCCATCAATGCAGTACCACCCCATAAGCGGGGGATCGGGATGGTATTTCAGAACTATGCGCTCTTCCCCCACATGACAGTCAACGAGAATTTGTCGTTTCCTCTTCAGGTCAGGCGGATGGGGAAATCCGAAATTGCAAGCCGGGTTAAGAAGGTACTCAACATGGTACGGCTCGGCAGCTTCGGTAACCGCAGGCCGGCTCAACTCTCCGGTGGCCAGCAGCAGCGTGTCGCGGTAGCACGTGCGCTGGTCTTCGATCCGAAACTGGTGCTGATGGACGAGCCCCTCGGTGCACTCGACAAGCAACTTCGGGAGCAGATGCAGTACGAGATCAAGCACATTCACGAAGACCTTAAGGTGACCGTGGTGTATGTTACCCATGACCAGTCCGAAGCGTTGACGATGTCTAACCGAATCTGCGTTTTTAATGATGGGGTAGTGCAGCAACTTGCCTCACCACAAGATCTCTACGAGCGGCCGGAAAACGCGTTCGTGGCGCAGTTCATCGGTGAAAACAACACTCTGATGGGCTCGGTCACCAGCATAAATGGTGAAAGTTGTCAGGTCCAGGTCGACGGTGGAGACCAGGTCCAGGCGCTCAAGGCGAACGTCGAAGGGGTGGGCAGTCGAACGACTCTCTCGCTCCGGCCCGAAAGGGTGGAAGTCAACCCAGAACCCGGGAAATATCCCAATTTGTTTGATGCACGGATCGAGGAACTGATCTACTTGGGCGACCACCTCCGGACCCGGGCCTCGGTCTGTGGGCAGGATGATTTCATCGTCAAGATTCCCAACGCCACCCAGCATACCATATTGCAAGAAGGTGACATGGTAAAGTTCGGCTGGTCTGTTGAAGATTGCCGAGCACTGGATGTCTTTGAAGGCGTCTAA